The genomic DNA TCCATACGACGACCTCCGGGTGCTCAAAGAAACGGTACCCCTCGCCGCGCACCGTTCGCACCGCGCCCGAGAGCCGGCCCAGTTTGGTGCGCAGCCGCCGGATATGGACATCAATGGTTCGCAGACTGGGCTGCTCCCCCACCGCGCCCCAGATCTCCGTGAGCATCTCCTCACGGCTCACCACGCGGTGCTGATTCTCCACAAGGAGGAAAATGAGCTCGAATTCCTTGAACGTCAGGCTCAGCGGAACGCCGTCGAGGTAGACCTCCCGGCGGGCGAGGTCAATGAGGACACCCGCGACGGAGACCACCTTGGAGGACTTCTCCTTCTCCTCCTGGCTCGGCTTCCTCCGCGGGGCGGGACGGGGAGGCATCCCCGGGTCCCCCAGGGCGCGGCGGACGATCTCGAGGTCGTCCCCCGCCGCGTCCGTCGGAGCGAGGGCCACGGCCGCGTGAGACTCCGCCTGCGGGACGAGCTCATGAATGTAGGCCCGCGCCTGCTGCGCCACCCGGGTCAGGGACAATCCGGCCTCATGCGCGGTCTGCTCGCTGAGCCCCACGTAGATGACAAACCCGCGCGCCACCGCGTCCGGCAGCCCCGACCCCGGCTCTGCGGGAGGGGTTGCGACGACGGCGGCTGGCGCCGTCAGGACCACCCCGTTGCCCACATGGGCCGCCCCATAGGGGCCCGCGGGCCGCCCCACCCCCACCTGAGCGCCGTAGACGGAGCTATTCGCTTCCTGCGACACGTGACTCACGCGCCGGGAGACATGGACGTAGCCGGAAGTGGTGGGCATGGCAGACCTTTAGCGTGCGCGGAATGCTGGTGCACGGTCCTCCTCGACGAGCGCCGACAAGGCACGCGCATACCCAATAATAATGCAACCGACTGTCGTTTCATGATCAGCTCGGGCTCCCGCCCGGCCTCACGTCGACCTAGCCCGCCACCCCGTAGAGCCGATCACCCGCATCGCCGAGGCCGGGCACGATGTACGACTTCTCGTTGAGGCGCTCGTCAATCGACGCGAGAACCAGCGAGACAGGCAGGCCGTCCAGCTCGTCCTCAAGGACCTTGAGGCCCTCCGGCGCGGCGAGAAGGCACAGGCACGTGACGGACTCGGCGCCGCGCTTGAGCAGGAAGCGGACAGCCTCCTTGAGCGTGCCGCCCGTGGCCAGCATGGGATCCAAGACGAACACCTGGCGGCCCGTCAGGTCCTCAGGCAGGCGCTCCGCGTAGGTGATGATGTCCAGCGTCTCCTCGTTACGAGCCATGCCGAGGAATCCGACCTCCGCGGTGGGGACCAGGCGGATCATGCCCTCCAGCATGCCGAGGCCCGCCCGAAGAATCGGGACTACGAGGGGTGTCGGCTTCGCAAACGCCGTGCCCACGGTGCGAGTCACGGGCGTCTCGATCTCGACGGGGACCGTCTTGACGTCCCGCGTGGCCTCGTACGCCAGCAGCGTCACGAGCTCCTCCGTGAGCTTCCGGAAGACGAGGGAGGGCGTCCGCACGTCGCGAAGCACGGTGAGCTTGTGGGCGACGAGGGGGTGGTCGACGACGAGAGTGCGCATACGGAAAAACTACCATTGAGGACTATGAGCTCCCCTAGACAGCCGGCCCCCAACGGGCCGCCCCCGTCTGACGCACAGGCCCGGGCCTGGATGGGTCTCGCCCTCGACGAGGCCCGGCGTGCGCCGGCGGCGGGGGACGTGCCGATAGGCGCCGTCGTCGTCAGCCCTGAGGGCCACGTCCTGGGGGCGGGGTACAACCAGAGGGAGCGAGACGGCGACCCGACCGCCCACGCCGAAGTCATTGCGCTGCGAGACGCCGTGCGGGCGATGGGCGACTCGTGGCGGCTTGAGGACTGCACGCTCGTGGTCACGCTGGAGCCGTGCGCAATGTGCGCGGGGGCGATTGTCCTGTCCCGGGTGCGACGCGTGATTTTCGGGGCGTGGGACGAGAAGGCCGGGGCGGCGGGGAGCGTTTTCGACGTGCTGCGCGAGCCGCGGCTCAACCATTTTGTGGAGGTCATTCCCCGCGTCAGGGAGGACGAGTGCGCCGAGCTGCTCCGCGGCTTCTTCCGGGGCCTCCGCGGCGCGTAGGCGCGCCCCGGGGAACGGGCCCGGCTTTGGGCGTTGAGGTGGGCCCGGCCCCGACCGTTTGGGGGAAAGCGGGCGCATCGGATAGAGTAGTCGGGCTGGGTGACGTGTCCGAGCGGCCGAAGGTGCAACACTCGAAATGTTGTGTACGGTAACCCCGTACCGAGGGTTCAAATCCCTCCGTCACCGCCACAGCGAAGGCCCGTGCTTCCCTGAGAAATCAAGGGAGTGCGGGCCTTCTGCATGTCCGGGGCGGGGTCCGTGCCCACCATTCGCCGATGGCGGGTTAGCGGCCAAAAAGTGTGTTTTTCTCGGGCGTGTCATGGCCGTCCTGCCCACCCTTGCTGGGTTCCGTTCCCGTCCTCCCAGCTGAACCCGTGGCCCCACAGCTCGGGCCCGATGACCTCCTCGACGCCCGCGATGGTGTCCTCCCGGGCCTGGTAGTGCTCGGCGCGGATGAGCTCGCTCGCTGGTCGAGTGTCCACGCTCAAGGACCGGAAATACCAGGCCGCCGCCACGGGGGCCCGGTGCCTGGGGATCCCGCGATGTGACCGGAAGAGCTCCTTGAGCCCGGCATTGACCCCACCCTCGAGCGGACTTGTCGTACGCGGCAGCACTTCCCCGGGCCTGGCTTGTTCCAACCACGTGAAGAGATGCCCGGCTTTGCGCACGCGCTCTAGGGTGAAATACGCCCGCCGAAGACGCTGATGCGTGTACCACCACGCCGCGCTCACAGGCACGCTCGAGGGCCTCACCAGGCCAGCACGGGCGTACGTGCGCTCCGTCAGAAACGCCCGCCAGGCCCCATGCCACGCGGCCAACGAAGCCTCCCACGAGGCCGCCTGGTCCAGGGAGGAGACCTTCGGCAACGCCCGGGCCAGCGACCGAAGTTGCCGCCCTGCCTGTAGCACGGGCCGGCGAGTGAGATGCTCATCCACCCGGTGAAGCAGATGAAAGAGACACCGTTGAACCCGGGTGGCGGGCCACAGCTCGCCGATCACGGTCAGAGCCGCGGCGTTCCCATCGACGATGACGATGTCCGGGGCCGGGATCATCTCCAGCAGCGCGGCCCATGACGCGCGCTTCTCCCGGTCGCAGAACTGCCACGCCACGACATGCTCACCGGTGTAGGCCACGAGCGCGCACCAGGTGTTGAAGTACGTCCCATCCAGCATCAGCACCCGGTGGACTTCCCCGGTCAGTACTGGTTCCGGGGCCACGTTCCAGCACCAGGCATGCTGGCGGCGGAAGGTGCGAGCGGGCCCGTGCTCGCCCTGGGTCGTACGTCCAAGGAGCCAGTCCTCGAAGCGGTGGATCTGGTGGGCCCGCGTCAGGTCACCCCGGCGGGCTGGGGTGGTGGACGCTCCGCAGGATGAGCATCGGTAGCGCGGGCGTCCTGCGCTGGTCGTGCCGTTCTTGATCAGGGTCTGGGCGCATACACCACAACGGGGCCGATTCGCGGGAAGGGGCATTCATCATGCTTGCAGAGTAAGTCAACGGGCGTATAGCCCTACTGCCGACTGGGAAGCAGGCCCCTGCCACACACACTTTTTGGCCACTAACCCCCGATGACGGGGGTGCATTTCGCACCGCGGGCTGAGCCGGCCTGACCCCTACGAAGCCGCCGCAACAGCGCCCCCATCCTGGCCCGAACTCGGGTCGATCAGTTGTCCCCCAACGTCCTCCGGACATGACAACCCCCTCCGGGGCGTGAGAAACTGAGGCACAACACTGGGCGAAGGAGGGTGCGGCAATGAATCGCCAAGAGCAGTGGGAACGCAACGCTGAGCGCGACGAGCGCGAGCGCTACCGCGAGGCCATGGGCTACCTCCGCCCTGCAGATGAGCGACGCGCTGAGCGCCTCGCGCGGGCCAAGACCTCCAGCATCAAGCCTCGCAAACTCTCCGAAGTCCTCGGACACACTTACGTCTAGGCCGTGTCGGGCACCTGGACACAGGACCCAGCAATCGCGAGGGTGCCGCTCAGCTGCGGTGCCTCGCCGCGGGATCGGTAGGCTTGACTGGAGAGGCCCCGTGCGGAACACCGCACCACCGAGGAGGACACCGAGCATGTCGAGCGCCGATCCATCCCCTGCCATTCGTCTAGGCACAGCTGAGGCCCCTTCCGAGCGCATTGCGCTCCTCAACGAGGCCTGGCCGGGCCTCGCGGGCGCACCCTTCGGCGAGATCTGGGGCGTCCTGGCCGAGATCGCCGAGGCAGACCTGGGCGCGGCCCGCATGGTCGAGCCCCACCTCGACGCCCTGAGCATCCTGTCCCAGGCCCCCGAGCCGCGCCCGGCCGTCCCGGACGGCTCCACGTGGGGCGTCTTCGCCGCCGAGGCCCCCGGCTCCCGCCTCGAGGCGCACCGGCAGGAGGACGGGTCCTGGGCCCTGACCGGTGTCAAGCCCTGGTGCTCCCTGGCCGGCGAGTTGAGCCACGCCATCGTGACGGCGCACGTCAAGGGCGGCCGCCAGGCGTTCGCCGTCGCCCTCCAGGGGCCGGGGGTGACGCCGCTGGAGGATGCGTGGCCGAGCCGCGGGCTCTCGGAGATCCCCAGCGGGCCCGTGGAGTTCACGGGCGCCCCCGCAGAGCCCGTCGGCGGCACGGACTGGTACCTGACGCGGCCCGGATTCGCCTGGGGCGGGATCGGGGTGGCTGCATGCTGGCTCGGCGGGGCAACGGGTCTGGCCCGGGCCGCCGTGACCGCCGCGCAGACCAAGCCGGAAGGTCCAGACACGGCCGTGCTGGCGGCGCTGGCCGGACGGATCGACGTCGAGATTCTCACCGCCTGCACCCTCCTGCGCGCCGCCGCTCGCGTGGCCGAGGGCCACGAGCCCTGCCCAGATGCCGCCGAGTGGACCTATGCCCTGCGCGTGCGCACCGCCGTCCACCGCGCCGCGACCACCGTCCAAGCCCTCAGCCGCGAGCTCGCGGGCCCGGCGCTCCTCACCGGCAACGCGGCGTTCGCGAAGGCTGACGCCGACCTCACCGTCTACGCGAGCCAGCACCACGGCACACGAGACGAGGCCGCCCTCGGCCGCACCCTCCTCTCAGGAGGCCCCACGTGGTGACCTTCCACCACACTGACGCCTCCACGCCCGAGGAGTCCTGGCTTGACGCGGGCGTGGGGCAGCTCCCACTCCTGGACGCGCGGCTCCTGGCTGGCGCCTCACGCGTCGTCGTCCTCGCGGCCCACCCGGACGACGAGCTGCTCGGCTGCGCCGCCCTCCTCGCAGAGACCGAGCGGCTGGGCGTGGACACCGTGGCGATCCTCTTCACGGGCGGCGAGAACTCCCACCCCCGCTCCCCCACGGTGACGCCGGAGCAGCTCGCGGAGCTGCGCGCGGCGGAGTTCGAGGCCCTCTCGGGCGCGCTCTTCCCCTCGGCCCGGACCGTGCACCCGGGGCTGACGGACGGGCGCGTGGCCGAGTCCCCGGAGGCCGTCCGCGACGCCCTGGACGCCGCGCTGGCGGGGTGCGACGCCGCGCGGGCCGTCGTCGTCTCCCCGCGCCACGACGACGGGCACCCGGACCACGAGACCCTCGGCGAGGCGGCCCTGGCCGCCGGGCGCGCTCTCGGCGCCACGGTCCTCGAGTACCCCATCTGGTACTGGCACTGGGCGGGCCCCGAGGACGCGCGCTGGCGCTCGTGGGTGCGTCTGCCGGACCCAGCGGGCCTGGACCGCGACGCCCTGTGGGCGCTCTACCCCACGCAGACGCGGCCGCTCTCGCCTGCGCCGGGAGACGAGGCCATCGTCCAGCCAGACTTCCTCGCGCACTTCCTGCGCGGATTCGAGACCTTCGAGGTCACGCAGACGGACCGGAATGAGGCCGCGCAGGCGCACCGGGATGAGGCCGCGCTGGCGCACCCGGACGCGGCGCGCGTCTTTGATCAAGTCCATCAGGACGACGACCCCTGGCGGACCTATACCTCCGCATACGAGGCGCGCAAGCGCGCCACCCTGATCGGGCTGCTCAAGGAGGCCCGCGGCGGGCGGGTGCCGGGCTCCGACGAGTCCGAGCTGGGCCGCGGTGCCGGTGCGGATGACGGTGGGAGTGACGGCGCCTCCGCCGATGCGGACAGGCCGTATGCGCGCGCCTTCGAGATCGGCTGCTCGGTGGGCGCGCTCACCGGGGACCTGACCCGGATCAGCGAGCGCGTCCTCGCCGTGGACGCGAGCGCCGAGGCCCTTGAGCAGGCCCAGGCCAAGCAGGGCGGCCGTGCGGGCGTCGAGTTCCGCCAGATGCTCGTGCCGGAGTCCTGGCCGGAGGGGTCGTTCGACCTCATCGTGCTCTCGGAGACTGGGTATTACCTCACCGAGGCCGACCTGCGCGCGACGTTCGCGAAGATCGCGGCGTCCGCGTCCGGCGGCGGCGCCGTCGTCGCCCTCTGCCACTGGCGAGGCGACATTGAGGGGTGGCCGCTGGACGCCGCGGCCGTCCACCGGATGGCGCGCGAGACGTGGCCCGGAGAGCGGGTGGCGTCCCACGAGGACCCCGATTTCCTCATCGACCTCTTCGATATCGCGGGCCCCAGTGGACGCTGACGCACCCAGGCGCGGCGAGGGCCGGACGCCCGGCTCGGGCAGAAACCTCAGCGGGGGCCGGCTCCTCGGCGTCGTCATCCCGGCCAGGGACGAGGAGTCAGGCGTGGGCGCGACACTCCGCTCCGTCCTGGACTCGCTCGACGCGGCGGAGGCGGCGACCGCCGCCGAGGCAGGGCGGCCCGGCAGCGAGCCGGCCCTCGCGTGCCACGTGGTCTGCGTGGTGGACGGCGGGGAGGACGCGACCCTGGACATCGCGCGGCGGATCGCGGCCGACGACCCCCGCATCGAGGTCCTGGCCCAGACGTCTTCCGGCGTGGGCGCCGCGCGGCGCGCCGGCTGCGAGCGGGTGTTCGCGTGGGCCAGCCAGGTGTCCGGCTCGCCCGTGCCTCCGCGCCTGTGGATAGGGACGACGGACGCCGACAGCCTCGTCCCCCGCGGCTGGGCGTCGGCCCATCTGGGCAGCGAGGCGGCGGGCGAGGACATGCTCGTCGGCATGGTCCGCCCTGACGAGAACGGGGCCGATCCCGAGCTCATCGCCGCCTGGCACCGCCTGCACCCCGCCACGGAGGGGCACCCGTTCGTCTTCGGCGCGAACTTGGGCTTCCGAGCCGCGGCCTACCGGGCCGTGGGCGGCTTCTCCGCCGTGAAGCACGGGGAGGACGTGGGCCTCGTGGCGGCCTTCGAGACGGCCGGCGCCCGCATCCGCCGCTCCCCCGTGCCGTGTGTGACAACCTCCGCGAGGCTCGCGGGCCGGGTCGAGGACGGGTTCAGCACTTACGTGCGGGAGCTGGCGTCGACCCTGCCTGCGGGGGCCGAGGCGGGGCGGGCGGGCTGCCCGCCTGCCGAACTGCGCCATGCATGACCCGTCCACGCCGGCTATGAGCCCAGTTTCCGGGGCTCGGGGGCCCGAACATGACGCGCTTCGGGGAAAGGCGTCGCGGTTGGGCGGGAGCCACCCCACCCGATTAATGAGAATGAGTCTCACTTAAGATAAAGTGTCCGCATGACCAATCACTCTCACCTCTCCAGCGAGCGCGCACGCCGCCCTCGCGCTCGTCTGTCCACCGCTGGCCCCGCCCTTCTCGCCGCGGCGCTCCTCGCGGGCTGCGCCTCGCCGTCACCCTCCCCGGAGACGACGGCCGGCGCGCCCGCGTCCGACAGCCCCTCCGCACCCCAGAGCGCGTCACACGGCCCATCACAAAGCCCCTCGCAGGGCGCCGCCGCTAGCACCGACGCCCACGCCAAGGATGCGGGCAACGGCCACGGCACCGAGGTCGCAGCCCCGGTGCCCCGCCTCGTGGCAACGTACGACGGCGGCGTCCTCACCCTCGACGCCACGACGCTCGAGCAGGTCGCCGACGAGAAGATCCCCGGTTTCCTCCGCGTCAACCCCGCCGGGGACGGCCGCCACGCGTTCCTCTCCACAGACAAGGGCTTCCGCCTCTTCGACGCGGGGACGTGGAGCGAGGCGCACGGGGACCACTCGCACTCCTACACCGCGGATCCCAAGGCCACCTCAGCCACCGTCGCTGCGGATCACCCGGGTCACGTCGTGGTCCACGGCGGCCGCACGGCCCTCTTCGCCGACGGCACGGGAACGGTCTCTCTTCTCGAGACAGACGCGATCGCCAAGGGCGCGGAGGCGGGCTCGCTCCGCCCCGTGGGGAGCGTCTCGGCACCCCAGCCGCACCACGGCGTCGCCGTCCCCCTGCCGGACGGCGGGCTCGCGATGACCCGATCCAAGGGCGAGGAGCGCACGGGCATGAGCGTGTACGCGAAGGACCTCAAGACCGTCACGCACAGCTCCGACGACTGCCCGGGCACCCACGGCGAGGCCGTCGCGAAGGGCGGCGCCGTCGTCTTCGGCTGCGAGAACGGAGTCCTCATCTACACGAAGGGCGCCATCAAGAAGGTCGCCTCACCGGACAAGATCGGGCGGATCGGCAACCAGGCGGGCAGCGAGGCCTCGCCGATCGTCCTGGGCGACTACAAGGTCCGCCCCTCCGAGGGCACCCGCGAGCACCCGACGCGCGTGAGCCTCATCGACACCCGCACCGGCACGATCCGCCTCGTCGACGTCAAGGCGAGCTACACGTTCCGCTCCCTGGGCCGCGGCCCGGCGGGCGAGGCCCTCGTCCTGGGCACGGACGGCAAGCTGCGCGTCCTCGACCCGGCCACCGGCCGCATCACCAAGGAAATCCGGGTCACGGACGCGTGGACGGAGCCCGAGGAGTGGCAGAAGCCCCGCCCGGCCCTGCACGTCCAGGGGGCCACGGCATACGTCACGGATCCGGCCACCCGGCGCCTCGTCTCGGTGGACATTCCGTCCGGGGAGATCGTCAAGGAGACGACGACGACGCAGCCGATCAACGAGATCACGAGCGTGACCGGCAAGGCCGCCCGCGCGCCCCACTCCCACTGAACCGAGCGCGCCGCCGTCCGAGCGTGGAGCTCGAGCGGCGGCGCGTCGTCGTCGTTCTGAGAAGAACTAGCCGGTGACGATGGCCCCGGTGAGGATGGCCACGCCCAGCATGACGAGGGAGAGGACCACGCAGCGCCAGAGGACCTTCTTGTGGTGATCGCCGAGCTCGACGCCCGCGAGGGAGACGAGAAGGAGGATCGCCGGGACGAGGGGCGACTGGAGGTGGAACGGCTGGCCCGTCAGGGAGGCGCGGGCCATGGAGGCCGGGTCCACGCCGAACTGCGAGGCGGTCTGCGCCAGGATCGGGAGGATGCCGAAGTAGAACGCGTCGTTGCTCATGAGGAACGTCAGCGGGATGGACAGCAGGCCCGTGATGAGCGGCAGGTGCGGGCCCCACTCGGTGGGGATGACGTCGACGAGCCAGTGGGCCATGGCGTCCACCATGCCCGTGCCGCTCAGCACGCCCGTCAGGACGGCGGCCGCCATGACCATGCCGACGACGGCCACGATGGACCGGCCGTGCTCCGTGACGCGCTCGAGCTGCTCCTTCGGGCTGGGGAAGTTGACGACGATCGCCACGGCCACACCGACCATGAAGATGTACGGCAGCGGGAGGACGTCCACGACAAGGAGGACCATGATCGCGAGCGTCAGCAGGAGGTTGAACCAGAAGAGCTTGGGCCTCAGGGTGGAGCGGTTCGGGTCGAGCGCGTTGTCGGCCATGACCGTGTCCCGCTCGTCGACGAGGTCCAGGGCGGGCAGGCGCGAGTCGTCGAGGAGGTTGCCGCTCCACGCGTCCGGGTAGGCGGCCTTGAGGCGGCGGCGCTCGAGGATGCCGAGGTGCCACGAGAACGCGAAGACGCAGAGCATGGTCACGGCCATGGCAGGCACGAGCGGCACGAACACGTCTGTGACGGACAAGTGCAGGGCCGTCGCCGCGCGGGCGGTGGGGCCGCCCCACGGGATGATGTTCATCGTGGCGTTGGCCATGGCCGCCACGACGGTGAGGACCACGGGGCTCATGCGCAGACGCCGGTAGATCGGCAGGAGCGCGGCCGTGGTGAGGATGAACGTCGTCGAGCCGTCACCGTCAAGGGAGACCGCTGCCGCCAGGACCGCTGTGCCGACGACGATCTTCATGGGGTCGTTGCCGGAGATCCGCTGGATGAAGTCGACGAGGCGGTCGAAGAGGCCGACGTCGATCATGAGACCGAAGTACATGATCGCGAACATCAAGAGGGCCGCGGTGGAGGTCATCGACTTCATGGACGTCATGACCATGTCGCCGATTCCGAGGCCGGCGCCCGCGAAGAGGCCGAAGACCGTCGGGACGATGATGAGCGCCAGGACAGGCGTCAGCTTCTTGGTCATGATGAGCGTCATGAAGACGGCGATCATGATGAAGCCGAGGAGGACGAGCATGGGAACTCCTTCGTTCCGTGGAGACTGCAGTCCGCAGGGCGCCGGGCGGAGCCGGGCCACGCACTGGGGCGTGATCTCGCTCACTGCGGAGGTTTCGACTGACGCTATCGTGAGCCCTGTCACGCTTGCGCGCTTTGGCTCATATGGGTCGTTTTGATCATTCGGCGCGTTGCGTGCATTCTGCTCACATGAGCTTTCGCCGCCTCCCCGCCGCACGCGGAGCCCGCACCGCCCGCCGCGGGCGCGGGTTCCAGCGGCGGCTCGCGGGCGTCATGGTGGGGCTCGTCCTCATCGTGGCCGCCCTCATCGGCGCGTCCCACGCGTGGCGCCTCAACGCCCGCATCATGGAGAGCACCCAGGACAAGGCCCTGACGCTCGCGCGCGCGGTCGCCGCCGAGCCCGAGATCATCTCCGAGGCCGCCCGGATCTCCTCGGGGCCGCCGCCGAGCCCCGCCGACCTCCGCACGGGACCGATCCAACGGGCCGCCGCCGACATCACGCGGCGCACGGGCGCCCTCTTCGTCGTCGTCACCGACGAGAGCGGGATTCGGCTCAGCCACCCCGACCCAGCCCGCCTCGGCGAGCGCGTCAGCACGGACCCCTCCGGCGCGCTCGCGGGCCGGGACGAGGTCACGGGGGACACGGGCACGCTCGGCCCCTCGGCCGGAGCCAAGGTCCCGGTCCGGGACGGGTCGGGCCGGATCGTGGGGATCGTGTCCGTGGGCTTCGAGAGCGGCGAGCTCGCCGAGCAGTGGCTCCGGGACGCCCGCTGGGGCATCCTCGCGACCCTCGCGGCCGCCCTCCTCGGCGTCGGCGCGTCCATCGTCGTCTCCCGCAGCCTTCACCGCGAGATCCTCGGGCTCGAGCCGGAGGAGATCGCCGGTCTCGTCACCGAGCAGGAGGCCGTCCTCCACGGCGTCGACGAAGGCGTGCTCGGCGTGGACCCGGACTTCACCGTGCGCGTAGCCAACCGGGCGGCCCTCGCCATGCTCCCCGGGGTCACGGTCGGCGCGCCCGCGGACGCAGAACACGTCCCGGACGAGCTCGTGGAGCTCCTCCACCATGCGGCGGCGAGCGCCGGATCGGCCGCGAGCCCCCTGGAGACCGGGCCGCACACCGGGCCCCGGGACGCCGGAACCCGCACCGTCGTCGCCGGCGAGCGCATCCTCGTCTGCACGGTGCGCCCCGTCCGGCGGCGGGACGCGGACCTCGGCTACGCCGTCGTCGTCAGAGACCGCACCCAGGTGCAGGAGATGAGCCGGGAGCTCGCGGATGCCCGCGCGCTGACCGCCGCCCTGAGGATCCAGCGCCACGAGTTCTCGAACCAGCTCCACACCATCGCCGGCCTCGTCGACGCAGGCGCCCTCGAGGAGGCGTCCGAGTACGTCCTCGCCCTGACGGAGACCCGCCGGCTCGGCAGCGGCATGGCGGGGCTCGAGTGCATCGAGGAC from Falsarthrobacter nasiphocae includes the following:
- a CDS encoding winged helix-turn-helix domain-containing protein, whose translation is MPTTSGYVHVSRRVSHVSQEANSSVYGAQVGVGRPAGPYGAAHVGNGVVLTAPAAVVATPPAEPGSGLPDAVARGFVIYVGLSEQTAHEAGLSLTRVAQQARAYIHELVPQAESHAAVALAPTDAAGDDLEIVRRALGDPGMPPRPAPRRKPSQEEKEKSSKVVSVAGVLIDLARREVYLDGVPLSLTFKEFELIFLLVENQHRVVSREEMLTEIWGAVGEQPSLRTIDVHIRRLRTKLGRLSGAVRTVRGEGYRFFEHPEVVVWTAPEYYI
- the upp gene encoding uracil phosphoribosyltransferase, with protein sequence MRTLVVDHPLVAHKLTVLRDVRTPSLVFRKLTEELVTLLAYEATRDVKTVPVEIETPVTRTVGTAFAKPTPLVVPILRAGLGMLEGMIRLVPTAEVGFLGMARNEETLDIITYAERLPEDLTGRQVFVLDPMLATGGTLKEAVRFLLKRGAESVTCLCLLAAPEGLKVLEDELDGLPVSLVLASIDERLNEKSYIVPGLGDAGDRLYGVAG
- the tadA gene encoding tRNA adenosine(34) deaminase TadA; its protein translation is MSSPRQPAPNGPPPSDAQARAWMGLALDEARRAPAAGDVPIGAVVVSPEGHVLGAGYNQRERDGDPTAHAEVIALRDAVRAMGDSWRLEDCTLVVTLEPCAMCAGAIVLSRVRRVIFGAWDEKAGAAGSVFDVLREPRLNHFVEVIPRVREDECAELLRGFFRGLRGA
- a CDS encoding IS1249 family transposase — translated: MPLPANRPRCGVCAQTLIKNGTTSAGRPRYRCSSCGASTTPARRGDLTRAHQIHRFEDWLLGRTTQGEHGPARTFRRQHAWCWNVAPEPVLTGEVHRVLMLDGTYFNTWCALVAYTGEHVVAWQFCDREKRASWAALLEMIPAPDIVIVDGNAAALTVIGELWPATRVQRCLFHLLHRVDEHLTRRPVLQAGRQLRSLARALPKVSSLDQAASWEASLAAWHGAWRAFLTERTYARAGLVRPSSVPVSAAWWYTHQRLRRAYFTLERVRKAGHLFTWLEQARPGEVLPRTTSPLEGGVNAGLKELFRSHRGIPRHRAPVAAAWYFRSLSVDTRPASELIRAEHYQAREDTIAGVEEVIGPELWGHGFSWEDGNGTQQGWAGRP
- a CDS encoding acyl-CoA dehydrogenase family protein; this encodes MSSADPSPAIRLGTAEAPSERIALLNEAWPGLAGAPFGEIWGVLAEIAEADLGAARMVEPHLDALSILSQAPEPRPAVPDGSTWGVFAAEAPGSRLEAHRQEDGSWALTGVKPWCSLAGELSHAIVTAHVKGGRQAFAVALQGPGVTPLEDAWPSRGLSEIPSGPVEFTGAPAEPVGGTDWYLTRPGFAWGGIGVAACWLGGATGLARAAVTAAQTKPEGPDTAVLAALAGRIDVEILTACTLLRAAARVAEGHEPCPDAAEWTYALRVRTAVHRAATTVQALSRELAGPALLTGNAAFAKADADLTVYASQHHGTRDEAALGRTLLSGGPTW
- a CDS encoding bifunctional PIG-L family deacetylase/class I SAM-dependent methyltransferase; this translates as MVTFHHTDASTPEESWLDAGVGQLPLLDARLLAGASRVVVLAAHPDDELLGCAALLAETERLGVDTVAILFTGGENSHPRSPTVTPEQLAELRAAEFEALSGALFPSARTVHPGLTDGRVAESPEAVRDALDAALAGCDAARAVVVSPRHDDGHPDHETLGEAALAAGRALGATVLEYPIWYWHWAGPEDARWRSWVRLPDPAGLDRDALWALYPTQTRPLSPAPGDEAIVQPDFLAHFLRGFETFEVTQTDRNEAAQAHRDEAALAHPDAARVFDQVHQDDDPWRTYTSAYEARKRATLIGLLKEARGGRVPGSDESELGRGAGADDGGSDGASADADRPYARAFEIGCSVGALTGDLTRISERVLAVDASAEALEQAQAKQGGRAGVEFRQMLVPESWPEGSFDLIVLSETGYYLTEADLRATFAKIAASASGGGAVVALCHWRGDIEGWPLDAAAVHRMARETWPGERVASHEDPDFLIDLFDIAGPSGR
- a CDS encoding glycosyltransferase, translating into MDADAPRRGEGRTPGSGRNLSGGRLLGVVIPARDEESGVGATLRSVLDSLDAAEAATAAEAGRPGSEPALACHVVCVVDGGEDATLDIARRIAADDPRIEVLAQTSSGVGAARRAGCERVFAWASQVSGSPVPPRLWIGTTDADSLVPRGWASAHLGSEAAGEDMLVGMVRPDENGADPELIAAWHRLHPATEGHPFVFGANLGFRAAAYRAVGGFSAVKHGEDVGLVAAFETAGARIRRSPVPCVTTSARLAGRVEDGFSTYVRELASTLPAGAEAGRAGCPPAELRHA
- a CDS encoding CitMHS family transporter; this translates as MLVLLGFIMIAVFMTLIMTKKLTPVLALIIVPTVFGLFAGAGLGIGDMVMTSMKSMTSTAALLMFAIMYFGLMIDVGLFDRLVDFIQRISGNDPMKIVVGTAVLAAAVSLDGDGSTTFILTTAALLPIYRRLRMSPVVLTVVAAMANATMNIIPWGGPTARAATALHLSVTDVFVPLVPAMAVTMLCVFAFSWHLGILERRRLKAAYPDAWSGNLLDDSRLPALDLVDERDTVMADNALDPNRSTLRPKLFWFNLLLTLAIMVLLVVDVLPLPYIFMVGVAVAIVVNFPSPKEQLERVTEHGRSIVAVVGMVMAAAVLTGVLSGTGMVDAMAHWLVDVIPTEWGPHLPLITGLLSIPLTFLMSNDAFYFGILPILAQTASQFGVDPASMARASLTGQPFHLQSPLVPAILLLVSLAGVELGDHHKKVLWRCVVLSLVMLGVAILTGAIVTG
- a CDS encoding ATP-binding protein — its product is MSFRRLPAARGARTARRGRGFQRRLAGVMVGLVLIVAALIGASHAWRLNARIMESTQDKALTLARAVAAEPEIISEAARISSGPPPSPADLRTGPIQRAAADITRRTGALFVVVTDESGIRLSHPDPARLGERVSTDPSGALAGRDEVTGDTGTLGPSAGAKVPVRDGSGRIVGIVSVGFESGELAEQWLRDARWGILATLAAALLGVGASIVVSRSLHREILGLEPEEIAGLVTEQEAVLHGVDEGVLGVDPDFTVRVANRAALAMLPGVTVGAPADAEHVPDELVELLHHAAASAGSAASPLETGPHTGPRDAGTRTVVAGERILVCTVRPVRRRDADLGYAVVVRDRTQVQEMSRELADARALTAALRIQRHEFSNQLHTIAGLVDAGALEEASEYVLALTETRRLGSGMAGLECIEDESLRSFLAAKAAQAHERSASLVLGDSSGLTSRLRVPQGLQDTTTVLGNLVDNALAAAIAAQTPSPAVLVDIVEHDGVLHLAVTDTGAGIAEPELAFTQGYSRVPSLRGEAGGHGIGLPLVRRIARARGGDVWIGARAGTEIAAPELPHHWTGATVCARLPGVLLPPREQPDHP